In a genomic window of Ipomoea triloba cultivar NCNSP0323 chromosome 3, ASM357664v1:
- the LOC116012035 gene encoding receptor-like protein kinase FERONIA: MHHPLFFILTSCMLFHGLIIFAISSTINSPIENIAISCGFSGTPTALDGREWVGDNTLSSTSPLHMSGKSWTSKAEQKASPMIDPIPYQTARTSRHEFSYRFSVKPGQKFIRLHFNPAPYNGFKNSIALFTVKAGPYTLLSNFSPSLAADALGVKYLNKEYCVHVQESKALTITFTPSQETKSSEDIYAFVDGIEIVSMPTGLYFTPEGDLGAHVVGQKHRFYIDTATALQMIQRLNIGGRSIPSIEDVSMFRDWKDDFNYLLNGVGAASIDTTIPIEYADMLTHVAPPKVYQTARSVHPGKRHNLTWIIPVDLGFRYLVRFHFCELELGISARGERQFSILINNKIAEYNADVIKWSGARRVAVYKDYIAMIEGDRKKGAGTLVISLQPNSEFSTKRTEGILNGLEIFKLSNPDNYLVGMNPAPQRKQSSVSEMPRHQRPVFFDRKSAIVTAFTVAVTLLNIAIYYLRCLSEANANMRNTRSRCTDPACRQFSLEEIQLSTSHFSPEFLIGSGGYGKVYKGIIDGGATTVAIKRLKEESRQGENEFWTEIKMLLKVRNEHLVSLIGFCNEGTERVLVYEYMPRGTVADHLHKIDRMGNGNPPLSWKRRLKISIGAARGLHFLHTSQHKVIHRDVKSSNILLDESWVAKISDFGLSKMGPGNESFTHVSTDVKGTFGYLDPEYFFTHRLTTKSDVYAFGVVLLEMLTGRPALDKRLVEEQHNLATWAIDYMRKGKVDDIVDYSLAGQVSQTCLKVFIEIAERCLGRQLHARPDMADVLTKLELVLVLQQKEEVQSEVKSIDGHGAVSEEKKVMTTAERGASNGKGKDILKERVKKKDSNAKSKTVRWWDLLQVLPKQSPMTAPTQTIIKTSPSKVEVSTTKYEGLRQFSVKEILQATDGFNQSSIIGFGEDDVVFMGSLDGGKSTVSIRRAINLVYSDRLDRELQFYHYDLPLPHHRINVVSLIGYCNTDVHKIFVYDYMANGSLRDHLHKPDKDPLPWKQRLKICIDAARGLYYLQQILKQSFLHYEFNSTNIQLDENWVAKVSDFSWSRRKDDFGWPRSKVYSPVLYCGIILDSDGLRYITPTGKSYAYAFGLLLIEVLCANNELILRMNRDVESIPYWFKSQIRAGSHSRFIDPNLMGEISPGCLQMFVDIASNCLHDLVSKRPLMSEIVTSLEAALKLQEAEDAR; this comes from the coding sequence CATAGCCATTTCATGTGGCTTTTCTGGCACTCCAACTGCCCTTGATGGGCGCGAGTGGGTTGGGGACAATACCTTGTCTTCTACTTCACCACTGCACATGAGTGGAAAATCTTGGACATCTAAAGCCGAGCAAAAAGCCTCTCCCATGATTGATCCAATTCCATATCAGACAGCTCGGACCTCTCGCCATGAGTTCAGTTACCGGTTCTCAGTCAAGCCGGGTCAGAAATTCATCCGCTTGCACTTCAACCCGGCGCCATACAATGGCTTCAAGAATTCCATAGCCCTTTTTACTGTCAAAGCTGGTCCATATACTCTCCTAAGCAATTTCAGCCCTTCTCTCGCTGCTGATGCTCTAGGTGTCAAATATCTCAACAAGGAATACTGTGTTCATGTACAGGAAAGCAAAGCGTTGACTATAACATTCACCCCATCTCAAGAAACAAAGTCCTCAGAAGATATTTATGCTTTTGTCGATGGCATTGAGATTGTCTCCATGCCTACTGGTCTTTACTTCACCCCAGAGGGAGACCTGGGTGCCCATGTTGTTGGCCAAAAGCACAGATTCTACATTGATACTGCTACAGCACTGCAGATGATTCAGAGATTAAACATCGGGGGACGGTCAATCCCATCTATTGAAGATGTCAGCATGTTTCGTGACTGGAAAGATGACTTCAACTACCTGTTAAATGGAGTTGGTGCTGCTTCAATTGATACCACCATTCCAATCGAGTATGCAGACATGCTGACACATGTTGCACCTCCCAAAGTTTACCAAACAGCAAGGTCAGTGCATCCAGGCAAACGGCATAATCTGACTTGGATAATTCCAGTAGATTTGGGATTCAGGTACCTAGTAAGATTCCATTTCTGTGAACTTGAACTTGGAATATCTGCAAGAGGTGAGAGGCAATTCAGTAtacttataaataataagataGCTGAGTATAATGCTGATGTGATCAAATGGAGTGGTGCACGTAGGGTTGCAGTGTACAAAGACTACATCGCAATGATCGAAGGAGATAGAAAGAAAGGTGCAGGCACTCTAGTCATAAGTTTGCAGCCAAACTCTGAGTTCAGCACTAAAAGAACAGAAGGCATTCTGAATGGCTTAGAAATATTCAAGCTAAGTAATCCTGACAACTATCTTGTGGGAATGAATCCTGCCCCCCAACGCAAACAAAGTTCAGTGTCAGAGATGCCGCGTCACCAAAGGCCAGTGTTTTTTGATAGAAAGAGTGCAATTGTTACTGCATTCACAGTAGCAGTCACTTTACTGAATATTGCCATCTATTACCTAAGGTGTCTCTCAGAAGCTAACGCCAACATGAGAAACACAAGATCTCGTTGCACAGACCCAGCTTGTCGTCAATTCTCACTTGAGGAGATCCAACTATCCACCAGCCATTTTAGTCCTGAGTTCCTCATTGGAAGTGGTGGATATGGTAAAGTATACAAGGGCATTATTGATGGTGGAGCAACTACTGTAGCAATTAAGCGTTTGAAGGAAGAATCTAGGCAGGGAGAGAATGAGTTTTGGACAGAGATCAAAATGCTGTTGAAGGTCCGAAATGAACACCTTGTCTCCCTAATTGGCTTCTGCAATGAAGGTACGGAGAGGGTGTTGGTTTATGAGTACATGCCACGAGGAACTGTTGCAGACCATCTCCACAAAATTGATAGAATGGGGAATGGTAACCCCCCTCTCTCTTGGAAAAGACGACTTAAGATTTCAATAGGTGCTGCCCGGGGATTACATTTCCTTCACACCTCCCAGCATAAGGTTATACATCGTGACGTAAAGAGCTCAAACATTCTGTTGGATGAGAGTTGGGTGGCAAAGATTTCAGATTTTGGTTTGTCCAAAATGGGGCCTGGAAATGAGTCATTTACTCATGTTAGTACTGATGTCAAAGGAACATTTGGCTACTTGGATCCAGAATACTTCTTCACTCACAGATTGACAACGAAATCAGATGTGTATGCCTTTGGTGTAGTGCTGCTTGAAATGCTCACCGGAAGGCCAGCACTAGATAAGAGGCTTGTTGAGGAGCAGCACAATCTAGCCACTTGGGCCATAGACTACATGAGAAAAGGAaaagttgatgatattgttgACTATAGTCTGGCGGGGCAAGTCTCTCAAACTTGTTTGAAGGTGTTTATAGAAATTGCAGAAAGATGTTTGGGCAGGCAGCTACATGCACGACCAGATATGGCTGATGTGCTCACCAAACTTGAATTAGTGTTAGTGTTACAGCAAAAGGAGGAGGTACAAAGTGAGGTCAAGAGTATTGATGGACATGGAGCTGTCTCAGAAGAGAAGAAGGTAATGACCACTGCTGAAAGGGGGGCATCCAATGGCAAAGGAAAAGATATTCTCAAGGAAAGGGTGAAGAAGAAAGATAGCAATGCCAAAAGCAAAACTGTTCGATGGTGGGATCTTTTGCAAGTCTTGCCAAAACAGTCACCAATGACGGCACCAACACAGACAATAATCAAAACATCTCCATCAAAGGTCGAAGTTTCCACAACGAAATATGAAGGACTACGCCAATTCTCTGTCAAGGAAATCCTACAGGCCACTGACGGTTTCAACCAGAGTTCTATTATTGGTTTTGGGGAAGATGATGTGGTGTTCATGGGATCTTTAGATGGTGGTAAGAGTACTGTATCCATCAGAAGAGCCATCAATCTAGTATATAGTGATCGCCTGGACCGAGAGTTGCAATTTTACCATTATGACCTCCCTTTGCCCCACCACCGTATTAATGTTGTCTCTCTGATTGGATATTGCAATACTGATGTACATAAGATCTTTGTATATGATTACATGGCAAATGGGAGTCTGCGAGATCATCTCCATAAACCTGACAAGGATCCTCTCCCATGGAAGCAAAGGCTTAAAATCTGCATTGATGCTGCACGTGGTTTGTACTACCTTCAGCAAATCTTGAAGCAGAGTTTTCTCCATTATGAATTCAACTCAACCAACATTCAACTGGATGAGAATTGGGTTGCTAAAGTTTCAGACTTCAGTTGGTCCAGAAGGAAAGATGACTTTGGTTGGCCTAGAAGTAAAGTTTACAGTCCTGTACTTTACTGTGGAATAATTTTGGATTCAGATGGTTTACGTTATATAACACCAACAGGAAAATCCTATGCATATGCATTTGGTTTACTGTTAATCGAAGTATTATGCGCCAACAATGAATTGATACTCCGTATGAACCGGGATGTGGAGAGTATACCCTACTGGTTCAAGTCACAAATAAGAGCAGGTAGCCATTCAAGATTTATAGACCCAAACCTAATGGGGGAAATATCACCAGGCTGCCTTCAGATGTTTGTTGACATTGCAAGCAACTGTCTGCATGACCTAGTTAGTAAAAGACCATTAATGAGTGAGATTGTGACAAGTCTCGAGGCTGCACTCAAGCTGCAAGAAGCAGAAGATGCCAGATGA